A stretch of DNA from Methylobacterium sp. CB376:
CCGACCTCGACGGCGAGGCCCGGGTGCGGCGCGCGCACCTCGCCGAGGCGCTCTCCTACCGGGGCCGCACCCATCCGCGCCCCGAGGCGGCGTAGCGCCGCCCGGCGACGCCGCGGATTCACGCGGATTCGCCGCGGGCCGTTTGCCCGCCGCTAAGCCTGTCCGGCAAGCCATCCTTGAGGAGCCGGCCCCATGCTGCGGCGGCGGGCAGGCGGGGGGATGGCATGGGTGATGGCGCGGGGCCGGCCGGCACGGCGACGACGGCGCAGATCGGCGCGCTTGCGCGGAGCGAGGCCGGGCTCGTCCGCGCCGGCTCCGACGCGCTCGGGGCGACGGGGCTCGTCCTCGCCCTCCTGGTCCTGGCGACCGCCTGGTACGCGCGGCGGCTCGCGCGCTGGCGGCGGGAGCGCGAGGTCGAGCACCTGCACGACCGGATCTGGCACCTCGCCGAGAGCGAGGAGCGCTACCGCAACCTCGTCGAGGCGCAGATCGAGCTGATCGTCCAGCGCGACGCGGAGGGGCGCATCACCTTCGCCAACGAGGGCTTCGCGCGCCTCCTCGGCACCAGCCCGGAGGCGCTCCTCGGCACGACCCGGGAGGCGACCATCGCCGAGAGCCTGGCGGCGGAGACCCGGCCGGACGGCAGCCGCACCGCCGACCTCGCGATCGCCCCGGCCGCGGGCGGGCCGCCGCGCTGGTTCGCCGTCGTGGAGTCGGCCGTGGTCGGGCGCGACGGCCGGCCCGAGGTCCTGCGCGCCGGGCGCGAGATCACCGAGCGCGTCGAGGCGGTGCGCTCCCTCGACGAGGCGCGCAGCCGCGCCGAGGCGGCGAGCGTGGCGAAGTCGCGCTTCCTCGCCACCGTCAGCCACGAGTTCCGCACCCCGCTCAACGGCATCCTGGGCATGGCCGACCTCGTCCTGGAGACGCCGCTCAGCCCCGAGCAGGAGACCTACATCCGCGCCATCAAGACCTCCGGCGAGGCGCTGCTGACCCTGATCGACGGGATCCTCGACTTCTCGAAGATCGAGGCCGGGCGCCTCGACCTCGCCTGCGAGCCCTTCGACCCGGCGGCCCTGGTCGAGAGCGTGGTCGAGCTCCTGGCGCCGCGCGCCCAGGACAAGGGCCTGGAGATCGCCGCCGACCTCGCGGACGACCTGCCGCCGCGGGTCCTGGGCGACGGCGACCGGGTCCGCCAGATCCTCCTCAACCTCGCCGGCAACGCGGTGAAGTTCACGGAGGCCGGCGGCGTCGGGATCACGGCGGAGCGGGTGGGCGAGGACCTCGTCCTCGCCGTCCACGACACCGGCCCCGGCATTCCGGAGGAGCGGCTGCCGCTCCTGTTCGAGGAATTCGAACAGGGCGACGGCAGCGCGAGCCGCCGCCACGAGGGCACCGGGCTCGGCCTCGCCATCACCCGCCGCCTCGTCGACCGGATGGGCGGGCGCATCGAGACGACCTCGCGCCCGGGCGCCGGCAGCTGCTTCCGGGTCGTGCTGCCCCTGCGCGCCCTCGACGGCGAGCGCCCGCGCCCGCCCGCCCTCACCGGCCGGCGCATCCTCGTGGCGGCGGCCTCGGCGGTCGAGGGGCCGTTCCTGCGCGCGCGCCTCACCCGGAGCGGCGCCGAGGTGGTGAGCGCCGACGGCGAGGCGGCGGCCCGCGAGGCCCTGCGGGCCCGCCCCTTCGACGCGGTCCTGGCCGACCGGGCCCTCGGCGACGAGGCGGTGCGGCGCATCGCCGGGGCGGCCAAGCGGGCCGGGGTGCCGCGCAGCATCGTCCTGCTGTCGCCCTTCGACCGGCGGGATTTCGGCTCGCCCGCCGCCGCGGGCTTCGACCGCTACCTGATCAAGCCGGTGCGGGCCCGCTCGCTCTACGCCCGCCTGTGCGAGGCGACGCGGCCGCAGGGGGGCGAGCTGCGCGAGGGCGCGCCGGCCGAGCGGCGCGGCCCGCCGCCGGGGCGGGCGCGGGTGCTGCTGGCCGAGGACAACCCGATCAACGCGCTCCTCGCCCGCAAGGCCCTGGAGCGGCTCGACGCCGCCGTGACCTGGGTGCCGGACGGGGCGGAGGCCCTGCGCCACCTGGAGGCCGCCGCCGCGGGCGCGGCGGAGGGTTTCGACCTCGCCCTGCTCGACATCCGCATGCCGGGCCTCGACGGGCTGGAGGCGGCGCGGCGCCTGCGCGCCTTCGAGCGCGCCCGCGGAGCCGCCCCGGCGCGCCTCGTCGCGCTCACGGCGAATGCCGGCGCCGAGGACGAGGCCGCCGCCCGCGCCGCGGGATTCGACGGGTTCCTGTCGAAGCCCCTCGACCTCGCCGCCCTGCCCCCGCTCCTCGCGGGCGCGGCCCGGGCGGCCTGAGGGGCCGGGCGCCGCCCGGTTGACAGGCCGCGCGCCGGCACGCGAGGAGTGCGCCCATGGCCGAGCCCGTCCCGTCCCCCGACCGCAGCCGCGACGCCACCCTGGCCGGCGGCATCGCCGCGCTCGCCGTCGCGGTCGTCCTCGTCGCGAACCTCGCGCCGAGCCCCCGCCCGGCGCCGGCCGCCCCCCGCCAGCAGGCGGCCTCGCCGGCCGAGGACCCGACCTGCCGCGAATGGACCGACGACTGCACCCTGTGCATCCGGGACGGGGACGCGATCGGCTGCACCACCCCCGGCATCGCCTGCACGCGCGGCAGGATGGTCTGCACCCGGCGCTGAACCGCGGCGGACGGGTCGCGGCGCGCCGGGCGCCCGCCTTCACCCCGCCTCCGCGACGAGCCCCGCCAGCCCCTCCCGGTAGGTCGGGAAGCGCAGGGCGACGCCGAGCTCCTCCCGGATCAGCCGGTTTCGCACCCGCTTGTTCTCGCCGTAGAAGCTGCGCGCCATCGGGCTCAGGGACGCGGTCTCGAAGTCGATCTCCGGCGGCAGCGGCAGGCCCGCGAGCGCGGCCGCGTGGGCGGTCACGTCCTGCGGCGGGGCCGGCTCGTCGTCCGTCACGTTGTAGACCGCCCCCGCCCGCGGCCGGTCGAGGGAGGCCGCCAGCACCGTGGCGATGTCGTCCACGTGGATGCGGTTGAAGACCTGCCCGTCCTTGACGATGCGCTGCGCGCGGCCCTCGCGCAGCTTCACGAAGGCGTTCCGCCCCGGCCCGTAGATGCCCGACAGGCGGAAGACCTGGACCGCCTTGCCGGTCCGCGCCCCGAGGGCCCGCCACGCCTCCTCCACGGCGACCCGGTCCCGGGTGCGCTCATGGGTCGGCGCGGGCGGCGTCGCCTCGTCGATCCAGGCCCCGCCCTGGTCCCCGTAGACGCCGATCGTCGAGAGGTAGCCGATCCAGCGCGCCGGCCCCGCCGCGAGCGCCTCCGCGTAGGCGCGCAGCACCGGATCCCCGTCCTGGGGCGGGATCGAGACCAGGACCGCGTCGCTGCGGGCGACGTCGTCCAGGATCGCCGGATCCGCCCGCACCGGCGAGAACACCCGCGCGATCACGCCCTCGGGCGCGTCCGGCCGCGGCGCCTGCGCGGTCGCGGCGATGCGGGAGAAGCGCGCCCGTTCGCGCTCGACGAAGTGCCGCGCCGTGTAGCCGAGCCCGAAGACGAGGAGGTTCATGCCGAGTGCCCCAGGGAAACCGGTGTGATGCCGGGCTCCGCCCCGGCCGCGCAAGGGGGCTCGCCCTCCCGCCGCCCGGGTATGCTCGCCGCGTGGGCGCGCGCCCACTCGGCCAGCACGTCCGGGTCGTCCTCGCCCGGCGGCGGATGCGGGGGCAGGTGCCCGGGCGCGAGCCGCGCGAGCGCCCACACGGCCATGCCGCGCACCAGCGGCGAGGGATCCGCGAGGAGCCGCGCGGCCTCTCCGGCGAGGCCGGGATCGCCCGAATTGCCGATGGCGACGAGGACGTTGCGCAGGATGCGGGCGCGGCCCGTGCGCTTGATCGGGGTGCCGGCGAACCGCGCCCGGAACGCCGCCTCGTCGAGCCGGGCGAGGTCGCGCAGGGCGGGCGCCGCGAGGTCGCTGCGCGCGGCGAGCCGCGCCTCCCTGGCCGCCCCGGCGAACTTGTTCCAGGGGCAGACCGCGAGGCAATCGTCGCAGCCGAAGACCCGGTTGCCGATCGCCGCGCGGAATTCCGGCGGGATCGGGCCGGCATGCTCGATCGTCAGGTAGGCGATGCAGCGGTTGGCGTCGAGCCGGTAGGGGGCCGGGAAGGCGTCGGTCGGGCAGGCGTCGAGGCAGCGCCGGCAGGCGCCGCAGCGGTCGCGCGCCGGCGCGTCGCGCGGCAGTTCCGCATCGGTGTAGATCGCCCCGAGCAGCAGCCATGTGCCGAAGGCGCGGGACACCGTGAGCGTGTTCTTGCCCTGCCAGCCGAGCCCCGCCGCGGCCGCGAGGGGCTTCTCCATCACGGGCGCGGTATCGACGAAGACCTTGAGGTCGGCGCCGCCCCGCGCGGCCAGCACGGCGCCGAGTTCCTTCAACTTGCCCTTGATCACGTCGTGGTAGTCGCGCCTTTGCGCGTAGACCGCGATGGCGGCCCGGTCGCGGGCGGCGAGCACCGCGCGCGGATCCTCCTGGGGGCCCGCATTGACCCCGAGCATCACGATGCTGCGCACCGCGGGCCAGAGCGCGGCCGGCGAGGCGCGCTGCGCCTCCCGCTCCGCCATCCAGCCCATCCCGGCCTGGTGCCCCGCCGCCAGCCAGGCGCGCAGGCGCCCCGGCAGCTCCGGCACCGCCTCCGGCCCCGTCACCGCCAGCGCGTCGAAGCCGAGGGCGCGGGCGCGCTCCTCCAGGAGGTGCCGCAGCGCCGCGCCGTCCCGCGTCAGAAGTCCAGGTCCGCGTAATGGTCGGCCGGCGCCATCCCGGGCACCCGGTCCGCCAGCAGGCCGCGGAAGGACGGGCGGGATTTCAGCCGCGCGTACCACGTCCGCGCCATCTCGTCCTCGTCCCATGGCACGTCGCCGAGGTAATCCACGCAGGAGAGATGGGCCGCCGCCGCCAGATCCGCATAGGTCAGATGGTCGCCCGCCAGCCAGTTCCGCCGGGCGATCAGGTAGCCGATGTACTTGAGGTGGTAGCGCACGTTGGTGCGCGCCGCCCGGATCGCGTTCATGTCGGGCGGGCCGCCGCCGAGATCCGGGGTCATGAAGCGCTTGTGGATCTTCTCGGTGACGAGGTAGCCGGTCACTTCCTGGTCGAACTTGGCCAGGAACCAGTCCAGGAGGCGGCGCACCTCCACCCGCGCGGCGGGCGCCTCCGGCAGCAGGCGCCGCCCCGACAGGCCGAGCCCCCGCGTCTCGTCGAGATACTCGGCGATCACGCCGGATCCCGGCACCGCGAGCCCGCCCTCCTCCACCAGCACCGGCGTCGTGCCGGCGGGGTTGAGCATCAGGAACTCCTCCCGGCGCTCCCAGGGCCGCTCCTCCGCCAGGACCGGCTCCATGCCCATCTCGGCGAGGACCAGCCGGACGAAGCGGGAATGCGGGCAGAAGGGGGAATGATGCAGCGTCGCCATACGGGCCGTGTCGCGCTTCGTGTCTGGGCTGGCCGGGGCGGGCAGGCCTTGCGCGGCGATTGAGCCCGGAACGGATTAACGGCCGGTCATCGTCCCCGCGGAATGAGCCGCATCCTTAACACGGGCGCGCCGGGCTGGTAACCGACCCGAAACCATGTCGTGCGACGGTTGCAACCATCCCCGACACTGTCCCGCCGCGAGCAGCGGCCTCCCAACGAGCGAGCGAGCGATGATGACGGCTGTGGCATGGCGGGCGGGGCGGCTCCGAGCGGGCCGGGGGATGCGCTGATGGACCTCGCGGGCATCGGCAAGGCCGTCATCCTCGCCCTCGTCGAGGGCGCCACCGAGTTCATCCCGGTCTCCTCGACCGGCCATCAGCTCCTCGTCGGCCACTTCATCGGCTTCCAGTCCCCGAACAACACCTTCGAGGTGCTGATCCAGCTCGGCGCCATCCTGGCCATCGTGAGCGTCTATTTCCGGACCCTGCTCGACCTCGCCCTGCGGGCGCCGCGCGACCCGAAGGCCCGCCGCTTCATCCTGGCGATCCTGCTCGCCTTCCTGCCGGCGGCGATCATCGGCGGCATCTTCTCGAAGACGATCAAACTCTACCTGTTCAATCCCTGGATCGTCTGCTCGACGCTGGTGGCCGGCGGCCTCGTCCTGCTCGTCATCGACGAGACCGAGCTGGATCAGAAGTACGACGACGTCCACCAGTTCTCCCTCGGAATGGCGCTCAAGATCGGCCTGTTCCAGTGCCTCGCGATGATCCCGGGCGTGTCGCGCTCGGGCGCCACCATCGTGGGCGCGATGCTGATGGGCGCGGGCAAGCGCGCCGCGACCGAGTTCTCGTTCTACCTCGCGATGCCGACCATGGCCGGCGCCTTCGCCAAGGACCTGCTCGACAATTACAAGTACCTCTCGCGCGACGACGTCGGCCTGATCGCGATCGGCTTCGTGGTGGCGTTCCTGTCGGCTCTGTTCGTGGTGCGCAGGCTCCTCGACTACGTCTCCCGCCACGGCTTCGGGCTGTTCGCGTGGTGGCGCATCCTGGTGGGGGCGGCGGGCTTCGCGGGGCTGATCGTGTTCGGCTGAGCCGGGGCCGGGCGGCGGCTCAGGGCCGGTCCGCCGCCCCGTCGGCGCGCAGGGCCGCCTCGTGGGCGAGCCGGACCCAGCGCGCCATCGCGTCGGGATCGTCGTAGGCGTCGGCGGGGATCGACCAGTAGGGCATGCGGATCGCCTGGCCCTTGCGGCCCGCATAGCTCCACTGCGTGGCGCCGGCCGCCGCGAAGAGGGGCGCGCTCGCCGCGTCGGCCTTGAGCAGCAAGTCGCCCCGCACCTCCACGGCGACGATCCGGCCGCCGTGATAGATGCCCTTGCCGCCGAACATGCGCCGGACCGTCACCGGCCCGAGCCCCGAGAAGATCTCCTCGATCGCGGTCGCGTCCATTCCGGTCCGAATCCGTCGCAAGGTCCCGCCGGGTGCGGCAGGCCCCGCCAGGTGCTGGAGGCCCCGCCAGGTGCTGGAGGTCCCGCCAGGTGCTGGAGGTCCCGCCAGGTGCTGGAGGTCCCGGCGGCCACGCTCCGGGCGGCGCGGCCGCGAGTCAAGCCGGGGCCGCGACGCCGCGACGGGCGGGCTCGACCATTGACGGGTGGCGCCGCGATCCCGTGTGATGCAGAGGGACATCCGCCGCGAAGGACCCCGCCATGGACGATCTCACGCTCGCCGCCGCGTTCCCCCCCGCCACGGGCGAGCAGTGGCGCGCCCTCGTCGACGGCGTGCTCAAAGGCGCGGAGTACGAGAAGCGCCTCGTGCACCGCACCCGGGACGGGATCCGCGTCGAGCCCCTCTACGGCGCCGCCGCGCCGAGCCCGCAGCCCCTGCGCGGCGCCGGGGCGCCGGCGCCCTGGCGCATCGCCCAGCGGGTCGACCACCCGGACCCGGCCGAGGCCAACGCGCTGGCCCTCGCCGACCTGGAGGGCGGGGCCGACGCGCTCACCCTCGTGCTGGCCGGGGCGCGCGCCGCCCGGGGCTTCGGCCTGCCCGGCCCGGAGGCGCTGGAGCGGGCGCTCGACGGGGTCATGCTGCCGCTGATCGCCCTGCGACTCGACGCGGGCCCCGGCGCCGCGGCCGCGGCCGAGGCCCTGGTCGCGCTCGCGGCGCGGCGGGGCGACGATCTCGGGCGCCTGTCGCTGGACCTCGGCATCGATCCGATCGGGCAATTCGCCACGACGGGCGCCCTGCCCGGCCCCTGGCCGGAGGTCGCCTCCGGCCTCGCCGCCACCCTGGCGGGCCTCGACCGAAGGGGCTTCGCCGGGAGGGCGTTCCTGGCGGATGCGCGGCCCTTCCACGAGGCGGGCGCCACCGAGGCGGGAGAACTCGCCGCCGTGCTGGCGAGCGCCGTCGCGCTGCTGCGGGCCCTGGAGGCCGGCGGGCACGACCTCGAACGGGCGCGCGACGCCATCGCGGTCCTGCTCGTCGCCGACGCGGACGAGTTCCTCACCGTCGCGAAGCTTCGGGCGATGCGCCGGCTCTGGGCGCGGGTCGAGGAATCCTGCGGCCTGACCCCGAAGCCGCTCACCCTCCACGCCGAGACGGCGTGGCGCACCACCACCCGGCGCGACCCCTTCGTGAACCTCCTGCGGGCCACCGCGGCGGCCTTCTCGGCCGGGCTCGGCGGGGCC
This window harbors:
- a CDS encoding glutathione S-transferase family protein, producing MATLHHSPFCPHSRFVRLVLAEMGMEPVLAEERPWERREEFLMLNPAGTTPVLVEEGGLAVPGSGVIAEYLDETRGLGLSGRRLLPEAPAARVEVRRLLDWFLAKFDQEVTGYLVTEKIHKRFMTPDLGGGPPDMNAIRAARTNVRYHLKYIGYLIARRNWLAGDHLTYADLAAAAHLSCVDYLGDVPWDEDEMARTWYARLKSRPSFRGLLADRVPGMAPADHYADLDF
- a CDS encoding TfoX/Sxy family protein, translating into MDATAIEEIFSGLGPVTVRRMFGGKGIYHGGRIVAVEVRGDLLLKADAASAPLFAAAGATQWSYAGRKGQAIRMPYWSIPADAYDDPDAMARWVRLAHEAALRADGAADRP
- a CDS encoding methylmalonyl-CoA mutase subunit beta translates to MDDLTLAAAFPPATGEQWRALVDGVLKGAEYEKRLVHRTRDGIRVEPLYGAAAPSPQPLRGAGAPAPWRIAQRVDHPDPAEANALALADLEGGADALTLVLAGARAARGFGLPGPEALERALDGVMLPLIALRLDAGPGAAAAAEALVALAARRGDDLGRLSLDLGIDPIGQFATTGALPGPWPEVASGLAATLAGLDRRGFAGRAFLADARPFHEAGATEAGELAAVLASAVALLRALEAGGHDLERARDAIAVLLVADADEFLTVAKLRAMRRLWARVEESCGLTPKPLTLHAETAWRTTTRRDPFVNLLRATAAAFSAGLGGADSVTVLPFTAALGLPDAFARRCARNTQVVLLEESNLWRVVDPAAGAGGFEALTAELCAQAWAQFQEIEREGGLVESLASGRLGGRLAAIREARGRDLATRRQPITGTSEFPHLAEAPVAVLAPAPAAATPAGALPSLRFAEPFERLRDASDAALAATGRRPRVFLANLGPIAAFNTRATFARNAFEAGGVEALTNDGFPDLASLVAAFRAAGTPLACLCSSDEVYAAEAVPAARALAEAGARSLYLAGRPGALEAALREAGVTRDLYAGCDLLRLLEEAQDLARA
- the queG gene encoding tRNA epoxyqueuosine(34) reductase QueG → MTGPEAVPELPGRLRAWLAAGHQAGMGWMAEREAQRASPAALWPAVRSIVMLGVNAGPQEDPRAVLAARDRAAIAVYAQRRDYHDVIKGKLKELGAVLAARGGADLKVFVDTAPVMEKPLAAAAGLGWQGKNTLTVSRAFGTWLLLGAIYTDAELPRDAPARDRCGACRRCLDACPTDAFPAPYRLDANRCIAYLTIEHAGPIPPEFRAAIGNRVFGCDDCLAVCPWNKFAGAAREARLAARSDLAAPALRDLARLDEAAFRARFAGTPIKRTGRARILRNVLVAIGNSGDPGLAGEAARLLADPSPLVRGMAVWALARLAPGHLPPHPPPGEDDPDVLAEWARAHAASIPGRREGEPPCAAGAEPGITPVSLGHSA
- a CDS encoding SDR family oxidoreductase, whose translation is MNLLVFGLGYTARHFVERERARFSRIAATAQAPRPDAPEGVIARVFSPVRADPAILDDVARSDAVLVSIPPQDGDPVLRAYAEALAAGPARWIGYLSTIGVYGDQGGAWIDEATPPAPTHERTRDRVAVEEAWRALGARTGKAVQVFRLSGIYGPGRNAFVKLREGRAQRIVKDGQVFNRIHVDDIATVLAASLDRPRAGAVYNVTDDEPAPPQDVTAHAAALAGLPLPPEIDFETASLSPMARSFYGENKRVRNRLIREELGVALRFPTYREGLAGLVAEAG
- a CDS encoding undecaprenyl-diphosphate phosphatase codes for the protein MDLAGIGKAVILALVEGATEFIPVSSTGHQLLVGHFIGFQSPNNTFEVLIQLGAILAIVSVYFRTLLDLALRAPRDPKARRFILAILLAFLPAAIIGGIFSKTIKLYLFNPWIVCSTLVAGGLVLLVIDETELDQKYDDVHQFSLGMALKIGLFQCLAMIPGVSRSGATIVGAMLMGAGKRAATEFSFYLAMPTMAGAFAKDLLDNYKYLSRDDVGLIAIGFVVAFLSALFVVRRLLDYVSRHGFGLFAWWRILVGAAGFAGLIVFG
- a CDS encoding ATP-binding protein, translated to MGDGAGPAGTATTAQIGALARSEAGLVRAGSDALGATGLVLALLVLATAWYARRLARWRREREVEHLHDRIWHLAESEERYRNLVEAQIELIVQRDAEGRITFANEGFARLLGTSPEALLGTTREATIAESLAAETRPDGSRTADLAIAPAAGGPPRWFAVVESAVVGRDGRPEVLRAGREITERVEAVRSLDEARSRAEAASVAKSRFLATVSHEFRTPLNGILGMADLVLETPLSPEQETYIRAIKTSGEALLTLIDGILDFSKIEAGRLDLACEPFDPAALVESVVELLAPRAQDKGLEIAADLADDLPPRVLGDGDRVRQILLNLAGNAVKFTEAGGVGITAERVGEDLVLAVHDTGPGIPEERLPLLFEEFEQGDGSASRRHEGTGLGLAITRRLVDRMGGRIETTSRPGAGSCFRVVLPLRALDGERPRPPALTGRRILVAAASAVEGPFLRARLTRSGAEVVSADGEAAAREALRARPFDAVLADRALGDEAVRRIAGAAKRAGVPRSIVLLSPFDRRDFGSPAAAGFDRYLIKPVRARSLYARLCEATRPQGGELREGAPAERRGPPPGRARVLLAEDNPINALLARKALERLDAAVTWVPDGAEALRHLEAAAAGAAEGFDLALLDIRMPGLDGLEAARRLRAFERARGAAPARLVALTANAGAEDEAAARAAGFDGFLSKPLDLAALPPLLAGAARAA